Part of the Mastacembelus armatus chromosome 6, fMasArm1.2, whole genome shotgun sequence genome, CTTTGTCCAGTTTGGTGATGACCAGGTTTCCACTGTATTCAGGGTCAGCATGGATGACCCAGAGGCCGAGTTCATCCACAGCCAGGTCCATGTATGTGTTGGGGttcagactgtagactggaagGCGACCTGCTCCTGGAAGAAGTGTGCTATCCACCACTGTTCCATTCAACAGCTCTACCTGTATGTGTTAGAAACCAGTCAAAAGAAAcaaactcagaaaaaaaaaattgtagaaAACATGCTTTTTCCCAGGAAAACCTTCTGTAGCAGTTATTTCTGCTGCTCCAAGCCATTCAGTTTAGGTACTGGGAACAAAGTTGTTGCTTTTGGCATTTTTATGTTAGTGACCTCAGCTAACACAGAGCAGCAAAGGAATGGGACAAAATCCACTGGCCAAGTTCCGTGATGTTATCTGAAATAAGTCTATAGTAAGTCATGCTGTTATGGATTTAGAGTCTTAAATCTGAGGATCGCACTATCGATTGTAATTTCTAAGTAACTGTTGCTAATTAACATAAACCTTCTCTGTGACTGCTGAATAAACCATTCTTTATTATACAAACACtggaaaatcaacaaaaaatatctttattaAATATGCATAAACAGTTGTGAGCACTGGCTCCTTCTTTGGTCACCCACCTTCAGAATCTGATTGGGTGTATCTGCCTTGTGGTAGTAGAGGAAGCCATTGTAGACCACATGGCCTGTCCCCTGCCAGTAAAAAGGAAGCTGTATCTCCTTAGCAGGTGTTGTGGTGATCCTCTCTGTGAAGCTTTGCAGAGAAACATACTCTAGAAGAGTGTTGTTACGAATTCCACTGAGTAGGTAGACCTGTATTGAGGAATACACAAAACAACCTAACCTAACCTTTAACCCCtaatttttgaaatattttagttaCAATCTGGAGGAAACAGCCAATATCTTTTTGCCATGTGTTGCTGGGCGGGCAACTTATGACTGACATACCGGAGCTTTTTCACAGGAAACAGCAGCCTGGAACTAGACAAGCAGCCTGCTGTTCAGAAACAGAACCAGCTGTCCTCTCTACTGTTTATTgcaacagtttatttttactgtaagTACATAATCTTTCATAGAGCAGACCTTAGCTGATCGTTCTGAGGGGTCTTTGAACCAGGAACCATAGGTGTCTCCTGCCCTCTTCACAATCTTGAGAGACTTGATTTGAGTCAGGGATGTGCTGCAGTCTTGAGGAATTAGACAAAAGGTTAGGAATGAATGGACGAATGGCCTTTTATTGAACTGTAGCATAATATTGTCTGGCGTAGATTATTGACTTTACTATCTTgttctttcactttttcttctctttcattcttttcattcCTTGTTTGATATGTATGCCTTTACCACTAAAAAGATAGATACTCTTAACAGCATTAGTGCCATCCAAATGCAGAGATGCACACATACTTTACTGTACAAGCAAAGTTCCTACCATTCTCTACTTTGAGCTtggcttttttctttaattggtCCAGCTCTAGAGCCTTTATCTGTTGTTCCAGCAGAGCCTCCTCCATCTCGATGTTGGACTGGGTGGGGATCTTGTTTTCTAAATACTCCAACTCTCTTTCCATCCGATCTACCCGCACAGACACGCTGTCCACCTGGCTCTTCACCTCTGATCTAGGGAAcaaatactttttatttaatgttcatttatttcagcaACTGGTGTAGCTTCTTCATTTAGTCACATATGaatttgttgtgtttacacacatggacaaaatagTTGGTACAgttccattaaagaaagaaaaacacaatggtcactgaaatgacttgaaactgacaaaagtaataataaataaaaatttactgaagattaactaatgaaaatcagacattgcttttcaACTGCGGttcaacaaaagcagaaaaaacaaattaatgaaactggactggacaaaaatgatgttacccttaacttaatattttgttgcacaacgTTTTAAAGCAATCACTGCAAGCTGTCAGGTTTTGAAGGGTGCCTTCTCAggactgcatgtttcagctctttttaGTTTTAGATCAGGGCCTTCTATGATTTAGATCAGATCATAGAAcctaggtcactaacaggcagaccgcggtccgggtgcggacccaaaagctgccccatacggacccgtaCCTACAGCTAaaagagaaggttatgatttaaaacctaacggggtgcttttatttccatttatttatgtagactttacggtagtggaaacgcacagactaattgcatgcgagttgagccatcccacgtgataccactcagccaatcaagtctgtgcatcccatgcagtaaacattacgactctacagtaaacagagctagaggcaagttacacatgaaaagacggttacaaagagaaagaaaaaaggtgatacatgtagaaaacaaagggagagaaacaggcgaaTGAGACGGtggaaagggagagaaaaataaggaacaaatggtgccctccaaaaaaagaaaagtggacagcaaaaatagagcatttaatcctgaatggacagactcatttctgttcatacttccTACTGAGgacactaaaccagtgtgtctcatatgttcagaaaccgtggcacttattaaaagtgccaatgtgaaacgccaTTTTGAGACAgaacataaagattatgaatacatttgatttgacagtcaggtattgattacatgcagatgttgataaaactactaggctactatatatcacactaactagttagacatcATGATCatccggacctttgcttcaagaaattttctctaactggacctctttaaattttagttgaaatttaaaaagtttaaattttaGTTGTCCCCTGTCATAGAAGGACACTTCAGAATAGTCCATTGTTTTG contains:
- the olfml1 gene encoding olfactomedin-like protein 3A isoform X1 — its product is MSGRVVPVLFLSFCLMVGSVQSQGSSQDAFIIQYLERRLAQVEERLNQCEQNTVSVTQKTYDLSSEIRGYMSTLSVVRSEVKSQVDSVSVRVDRMERELEYLENKIPTQSNIEMEEALLEQQIKALELDQLKKKAKLKVENDCSTSLTQIKSLKIVKRAGDTYGSWFKDPSERSAKVYLLSGIRNNTLLEYVSLQSFTERITTTPAKEIQLPFYWQGTGHVVYNGFLYYHKADTPNQILKVELLNGTVVDSTLLPGAGRLPVYSLNPNTYMDLAVDELGLWVIHADPEYSGNLVITKLDKGTLAVEYTWDTQCRSRDAEGAFLICGTLYVVYNTRYGGRSTIQCLYDIHDTIHSDGSPVMFFPKRYTSHSSIHYHPGDKQLYAWDDGYQTIYKVETGRNDQVVAE
- the olfml1 gene encoding olfactomedin-like protein 1 isoform X2, which codes for MSTLSVVRSEVKSQVDSVSVRVDRMERELEYLENKIPTQSNIEMEEALLEQQIKALELDQLKKKAKLKVENDCSTSLTQIKSLKIVKRAGDTYGSWFKDPSERSAKVYLLSGIRNNTLLEYVSLQSFTERITTTPAKEIQLPFYWQGTGHVVYNGFLYYHKADTPNQILKVELLNGTVVDSTLLPGAGRLPVYSLNPNTYMDLAVDELGLWVIHADPEYSGNLVITKLDKGTLAVEYTWDTQCRSRDAEGAFLICGTLYVVYNTRYGGRSTIQCLYDIHDTIHSDGSPVMFFPKRYTSHSSIHYHPGDKQLYAWDDGYQTIYKVETGRNDQVVAE